A single window of Synergistaceae bacterium DNA harbors:
- a CDS encoding SDR family NAD(P)-dependent oxidoreductase, translating to MQKIFITGANGQLGRDLVHELTSRGINCIASDIQENFSGSESCEYIKLDITNYNDVEKVLKIVRPDRLIHCAAWTAVDLAEDENNKSKVFAINVTGTENLARLCSEL from the coding sequence TTGCAGAAAATTTTTATAACTGGGGCAAATGGGCAGTTAGGGCGCGATTTAGTTCACGAGCTTACTTCACGCGGAATTAATTGCATTGCGTCTGATATTCAAGAAAATTTTTCGGGTTCAGAGTCCTGCGAATATATTAAACTTGATATTACGAATTATAATGATGTCGAGAAAGTATTAAAAATTGTCCGTCCTGATAGATTAATTCATTGTGCTGCGTGGACTGCTGTAGACTTGGCCGAAGATGAGAATAATAAATCTAAAGTTTTCGCAATAAACGTAACAGGAACGGAAAATCTTGCGCGCCTATGTTCAGAATTA